One window from the genome of Cydia fagiglandana chromosome 21, ilCydFagi1.1, whole genome shotgun sequence encodes:
- the LOC134675316 gene encoding uncharacterized protein LOC134675316, which translates to MHEHHKQTWIELIENYRKSPLLWDRKHKDHSNRRLRKEAFEKLLRIYKTIDSKATLLNFMNKLDIMRITYNRERKRMNACKAEGVIYRPNLWYFNNLSFLDKTLEVPEEKKRYFRFNRYNNKIYLKTSPSKRKRVDINSSSRPKSQTDEVKSGYYLNIEPIQSSEKENGQNTSPSLPRQLHIKVQSPRIQNTFSLQDLENKNSRMSPDNRLRDLLTKQENFIGTVSKLLTNEQEDWEVIGKSIGLQLSFLEEKQRTIARKLINDVIFFGSMDKLTVESYINVNEKMSDNDEEHFIC; encoded by the exons ATGCATGAACATCACAAACAAACCTGGATAGAATTAATTGAAAATTACAGGAAATCGCCTCTGCTATGGGATCGAAAGCACAAAGACCATTCGAACAGGCGTCTGCGTAAGGAAGCCTTTGAAAAATTGCTCAGAATATACAAAACCATTGATAGCAAAGCGACCTTGTTAAACTTTATGAATAAACTTGATATTATGAGAATTACATACAACAGAGAGAGAAAAAGG ATGAACGCATGTAAAGCAGAGGGAGTAATTTACAGACCAAATTTATGGTATTTCAATAATCTCAGTTTCCTTGATAAGACGCTGGAGGTGCCAGAGGAGAAAAAAAGATATTTTCGCTTCAATAGGTACAATAACAAGATATATTTGAAGACGTCCCCGTCGAAAAGAAAACGGGTTGATATTAATAGTTCAAGTCGACCAAAATCACAGACTGACGAAGTCAAATCAGGATACTATCTAAATATAGAGCCTATTCAGTCTTCTGAAAAG GAAAACGGCCAAAACACATCACCGTCACTACCAAGGCAACTGCATATCAAGGTCCAATCACCACGCATCCAGAACACATTTAGCTTGCAGGACTTGGAAAACAAAAACAGTCGAATGTCCCCAGACAACCGACTCCGGGATCTCCTGACAAAGCAAGAAAACTTTATAGGCACTGTCAGCAAATTGCTGACTAACGAACAAGAAGATTGGGAGGTTATAGGCAAATCTATAGGGCTTCAGTTGTcttttttagaagaaaaacaaAGAACTATTGCTAGGAAGTTGATAAATGATGTAATTTTCTTCGGGAGTATGGACAAATTGACCGTTGAGTCATACATTAATGTGAATGAAAAGATGTCAGATAATGATGAAGAACATTTTATATGTTGA